The following proteins come from a genomic window of Triticum aestivum cultivar Chinese Spring chromosome 6A, IWGSC CS RefSeq v2.1, whole genome shotgun sequence:
- the LOC123131838 gene encoding histone H4 translates to MSGRGKGGKGLGKGGAKRHRKVLRDNIQGITKPAIRRLARRGGVKRISGLIYEETRGVLKIFLENVIRDAVTYTEHARRKTVTAMDVVYALKRQGRTLYGFGG, encoded by the coding sequence ATGTCGGGCCGCGGCAAGGGAGGGAAGGGGCTGGGCAAGGGCGGAGCCAAGCGCCACCGGAAGGTGCTCCGGGACAACATCCAGGGCATCACCAAGCCGGCCATCCGTCGTCTGGCTCGCAGGGGCGGCGTGAAGCGCATCTCGgggctcatctacgaggagacccgcggcgtgcTCAAGATCTTCCTGGAGAACGTCATCCGCGACGCCGTCACCTACACCGAGCACGCCCGCCGCAAGACCGTCACCGCCATGGACGTCGTCTACGCCCTCAAGCGCCAGGGCCGCACCCTCTACGGCTTCGGCGGCTAG